CGGTGATAAACGTATGACACCGTATGGGCTCAAACACCCCGGACAGCCCGTCGTTTTCGAGCTTGTAGTCCCCGCTAACGACCCAGACCTCCCCCTTGTATTCCACGCGGACCTGGGAGGACCCAATGACGTGACCTGCGGGATGGAGGGATACGGACACGCCATTCATAAGCACCGGCGAGCCCCAAGCAACCGCCTGGCAGGAAACAGGCCCGAGCCGGAGGCGCAAAAGGGGCTCGGACAGGGTATGACACAGGTAGTGTGCGCTCCCTGGCCGGGCGTGGTCGCTGTGGGCGTGGGTGATGACGGCCCTGGGCACGGGTTTCCAGGGATCGATATAGAAATCCCCCCGTGCGCAAAAAAGCCCCCGGTCGGAATATTCGATAAGCGGCATAGCCGAATTTACTGCAATCTGGCGACAGCGCCGTTCTGGCGCCGGAGGACGTAGACGTGCTTGTTCTCGAAGTAGTCGGGAACGGCGGATCCGGGTGTGAGGAACACGGGTTTGATGAGGTAGGGGGTATAGGTCTGGAACCAGGCGTCTCCCGCATGGGACATCAAGGTATTCCCATAGCGGAGGAGCAGGTTGGCAAACAGGTAGGTGCTTTCGTAGCCCCGGAAAGCCATATCCCCGGGTTTGGTCCGGGTCAGGGCGATAAACCGCTGGGTGAGGCTGAAGCTGGCGCCGCTGTCGATGTCCGGGTTGAGGAAGGGGGAGGTGTAGAGATACGGCATGTTTTTCAGCTCGGGGGACTCCAGGGTGCGGTTGCCTTCCCAGGTGGGCATGCCGATCAGGGTCATCGGGTAGGTGTCCGAGAGGGCGGTGCAGGCGCGTACCAGGCTGATCCCAAACGCATCGTCCAAACTCCCGCAGACGATCACGGCGTAGCGGTTGCTGTCCAGGTAGGGCAGCAGGGTGGCGGCGCTAAGGGTGTCGCTGGTCATCACGGTCTGTATGGGAAGCAGGTTGTCGTTGAGCTGTTTGAAATACCCTTCCAGCTTATCTTCCATGGGACCGGGTTTTCGGATGTACAGGATCTGGTGGGTGGGGTGGTTGACCCGGATAAAATGATAGATCGTTTCGCAGTGGGTAAAGATCGTCGGGTTGAGGACGCACACAAAAGGATTGGCGGTGACGCCCCCTTCGTTGGGCCAGGTGGCGGATATGAAGGGAATGCTGCGCATCCTTGCAAACGCCGCCAGGGTTTGGTAGTCGCCACCGCTGACGCTCGCGATGATCAATTGTACGGAGTCCAGCTGGTGGGTTTCGATGAGGTGGGGGATGGCCTGGGCAGCGGAACGGATGTCGTAAAAGGTGCATTGGAGGCGTGCCCCCCCGGTTTGGAGGGTATCCAGGGCCAGGCGCGCACCCTCGGCAAATTCCAGACCGCTGAAGGCAAAGCGGGGGGATTGTTTGCCCAGCTTGTACGCACCGGAAGCGTCAAACGCGGAGTCCAGGTACAAGGGGGCGAGTACGGCGACGGCGTACGATTTGGTTTGGGCAGACGCCCTGGGGCCGACCACAGCCAGCAGCAGGGTAAGGATGATGATCCAACGGCTCATATTATTCCCATTCGATGGTAGCGGGGGGCTTTGAGCTAATATCGTATACCACGCGGTTGATCCCCCGCACTTCGTTGATAATCTCGTTGGACACCTTGGCCAGAAAGTCATAAGGCAAGTGTGCCCAGTCGGCCGTCATCCCGTCCACAGACGTCACTGCCCTCAGCGCGACCGTAAATTCGTAGGTCCGTTCGTCTCCCATGACACCGACGCTCTTTACCGGCAGGAGGATGGCGCCTGCCTGCCAGACGCTGTCGTACAAACCACTCTCCCTCAGGGACCGGGTATAGACGGCGTCAGCATCCTGCAATAACCGTACCTTATCTTCGGTGACCTCGCCCAGAATGCGGATGGCCAGCCCGGGGCCGGGAAAAGGATGGCGGAACAAAAGCTCACGGGGGATACCCAGCTCCAGACCGACCTTGCGGACCTCGTCCTTAAACAGGAAGCGCAGGGGTTCCACCAGCTCCAGGTGCATGCGGTCGGGAAGACCGCCTACGTTGTGGTGCGACTTGATGGTGACCGAGGGGCCATGTACGGACACGGATTCGATCACGTCCGGGTAAATGGTGCCCTGTCCCAGGAGACCAATCCCATCTATATGTTTTGCTTCCGCTTCGAATACTTCGATAAAAAGGCCCCCTATTATTTTCCTCTTCTCCTCGGGACTTACCTTACCCGCCAGCCGGGTATAAAAAAGATTCTTCGCATCTACTCCCTTTACATTCAATCCGAGTTGCTTGTAGGTGTCCAGCACCTGCTGGAATTCGTTTTTGCGCAGGACCCCGTTGTCGACGAAAATACCGTACAACCTGTCCCCGATCGCCTGGTGGATCAGGGTAGCCGCGACCGTAGAGTCCACGCCTCCGCTCAGCGCCATGATGACTTTGCGGGAGCCGATCTGCTGACGAAGATGTTCCACGGTTTCGTGGACAAAACTCGCCGGCGTCCAGTCACCGTGACAGCCGCAGATGTTATACAGGAAATTCCGCAATATTTTTTTGCCCTCCACCGAGTGATACACTTCGGGGTGGAACTGGAGACCATATAAGGTGTGGGGCGTGTTCAGGGCTTTGAACGCGGCTACCGGGATGGATTCCGTGGTTGCCAGGACCTCGAACCCGTCGGGCAGCGCGAGAATCGTATCTCCGTGGCTCATCCACACCTGGGAGGTCGTGGATACCTCTTTTAAGAGCGCGTCTTCGGGG
This region of Dinghuibacter silviterrae genomic DNA includes:
- a CDS encoding ABC transporter substrate-binding protein, with the translated sequence MSRWIIILTLLLAVVGPRASAQTKSYAVAVLAPLYLDSAFDASGAYKLGKQSPRFAFSGLEFAEGARLALDTLQTGGARLQCTFYDIRSAAQAIPHLIETHQLDSVQLIIASVSGGDYQTLAAFARMRSIPFISATWPNEGGVTANPFVCVLNPTIFTHCETIYHFIRVNHPTHQILYIRKPGPMEDKLEGYFKQLNDNLLPIQTVMTSDTLSAATLLPYLDSNRYAVIVCGSLDDAFGISLVRACTALSDTYPMTLIGMPTWEGNRTLESPELKNMPYLYTSPFLNPDIDSGASFSLTQRFIALTRTKPGDMAFRGYESTYLFANLLLRYGNTLMSHAGDAWFQTYTPYLIKPVFLTPGSAVPDYFENKHVYVLRRQNGAVARLQ
- the guaA gene encoding glutamine-hydrolyzing GMP synthase, translating into MTEKILILDFGSQYTQLIARAVRECNVYCEILPFHKGVQPDPAIKGVILSGSPFSVNDPESPDLDVANIVQQIPVLGVCYGAQLTAKRYGGRVAKSDKREFGRAILSNTAHPEDALLKEVSTTSQVWMSHGDTILALPDGFEVLATTESIPVAAFKALNTPHTLYGLQFHPEVYHSVEGKKILRNFLYNICGCHGDWTPASFVHETVEHLRQQIGSRKVIMALSGGVDSTVAATLIHQAIGDRLYGIFVDNGVLRKNEFQQVLDTYKQLGLNVKGVDAKNLFYTRLAGKVSPEEKRKIIGGLFIEVFEAEAKHIDGIGLLGQGTIYPDVIESVSVHGPSVTIKSHHNVGGLPDRMHLELVEPLRFLFKDEVRKVGLELGIPRELLFRHPFPGPGLAIRILGEVTEDKVRLLQDADAVYTRSLRESGLYDSVWQAGAILLPVKSVGVMGDERTYEFTVALRAVTSVDGMTADWAHLPYDFLAKVSNEIINEVRGINRVVYDISSKPPATIEWE